One region of bacterium genomic DNA includes:
- a CDS encoding DUF4900 domain-containing protein, with product MKKKGVILFVVLVWGLILTLTGMGFLYLAHLERENSYKVVYPAEAFWLAEAGVEHGKAWLDRHLKVYRSPPSYMETFAPFEPQQLGRGEYEVFIVPPMVTQTHDWKIVSVGTVETYSPGKTITTKKELSLRVKIKSFARYAYFTDFEKSPGGDTIWFTNNDRAYGPVHTNDTLNIYKDPLFDGYVTSGGKQLNYYHGGPPTDKPQFKGGYELGVASIDMSKFINMGKLQEASVGDDGINVVGKTTVTLSGNTFSFTEDFTTAKGTTEARTWSLNNSGNLLTSTYTDYVKTTGWFGIVSWKEETKTITKTLTPFFNGVFYATGDINIASDGKVYKHMTIATEKNIYINGHIKYSHSPSNPAAQGLLGLVAEKNIEVTTSAPNNLVIHASLMAFDGSFGVKNYNSGKARGALTIWGGIVQKYRGPVGTFNSSTGTYSTGYYKDYHYDYRVTAVPPPSFPQLEEGPWERLLWEESPFEVIK from the coding sequence CAGTTATAAAGTTGTTTATCCTGCAGAGGCTTTCTGGTTAGCAGAAGCAGGAGTTGAACACGGAAAAGCGTGGCTTGATAGACATTTAAAGGTGTATCGGTCGCCACCCAGTTATATGGAGACATTTGCTCCTTTTGAACCACAACAATTGGGCAGGGGAGAATATGAGGTCTTTATTGTGCCACCTATGGTTACCCAGACCCACGATTGGAAGATTGTTTCAGTTGGGACTGTTGAAACCTACTCGCCTGGAAAAACTATTACAACAAAAAAAGAGTTAAGCTTAAGGGTAAAAATAAAGAGTTTTGCAAGGTATGCCTACTTTACCGACTTTGAAAAGAGTCCAGGTGGGGATACTATCTGGTTTACCAACAACGACAGAGCTTACGGACCTGTCCATACAAACGATACCCTAAATATCTACAAAGATCCTCTATTTGACGGGTATGTTACAAGTGGTGGTAAACAGTTAAACTATTACCACGGCGGACCTCCTACTGATAAACCTCAATTTAAGGGTGGTTACGAACTTGGAGTTGCAAGTATCGATATGAGCAAGTTTATTAATATGGGTAAACTACAAGAGGCGTCGGTTGGGGATGATGGCATAAATGTTGTAGGCAAAACAACTGTTACTTTATCAGGGAACACTTTCTCTTTTACTGAGGATTTTACGACTGCCAAAGGAACAACAGAGGCACGCACCTGGAGTTTGAATAATAGTGGTAACCTTCTTACCTCAACCTATACAGATTATGTTAAAACAACAGGTTGGTTTGGTATTGTTTCATGGAAAGAAGAAACTAAAACTATTACAAAGACTCTAACACCCTTTTTTAACGGGGTCTTTTATGCAACGGGGGATATTAACATAGCAAGTGACGGAAAGGTCTATAAACATATGACTATTGCCACAGAGAAGAACATATATATTAACGGACATATCAAGTATAGCCATTCCCCGAGTAACCCTGCAGCTCAAGGATTGCTGGGTCTTGTGGCAGAAAAGAATATAGAGGTTACTACCAGTGCTCCTAACAATTTGGTAATACACGCATCTCTTATGGCTTTTGACGGTTCTTTTGGCGTAAAAAACTATAATTCAGGAAAGGCAAGAGGGGCACTTACAATTTGGGGTGGTATAGTACAAAAATATAGAGGTCCTGTTGGGACATTTAACTCAAGTACTGGAACCTACAGTACGGGATACTATAAGGACTATCATTACGATTATAGGGTTACGGCTGTTCCACCACCAAGTTTCCCACAACTTGAGGAAGGTCCATGGGAGAGGTTGTTATGGGAAGAGTCTCCCTTTGAAGTAATTAAGTAA